Proteins encoded within one genomic window of Tachysurus vachellii isolate PV-2020 chromosome 16, HZAU_Pvac_v1, whole genome shotgun sequence:
- the LOC132859123 gene encoding twinfilin-1-like isoform X2, whose amino-acid sequence MESTDSSRWSLKTLVLGGTRSAAQKWELEWDSYILPLLEDAMPSYVLYRLDSTNNQGYEWIFIAWSPDHSAVRQKMLYAATRATLKKEFGGSHIKEELFGTVKDDLSLNGYKRYLASQTAPLPLTAAEEELRQIKLSEVQTDICLDTKHQTLQGLAFPMQRDALEALEQFRNKRINYVQLEIDFPKECIKLSSTALTELRDLPKRIPKDAARYHFFLYKHTHEGDYLESTVFIYSMPGYKCSIRERMLYSSCKNHLTDTVENKLQIDIAKKLEIDNGDDLTSDFMYEEVHPKQHAHKQAFAKPRGPTGKKGGRRITRAPGNAGDED is encoded by the exons ATGGAGAGTACCGACTCATCAAGGTGGTCATTGAAAACG CTTGTGTTGGGAGGAACCAGATCTGCAGCCCAAAAATGGGAACTGGAATGGGACAGTTACATTCTGCCTCTTTTGGAGGACGCCATGCCTTCGTACGTCCTCTACAGGCTGGACAGCACCAATAATCAGGGCTACGAATGGATCTTCATAGCGTGGTCCCCGGATCATTCTGCA GTTCGGCAGAAGATGCTCTATGCCGCTACTAGAGCCACGCTGAAAAAGGAATTTGGTGGCAGTCACATAAAAGAGGAACTTTTCGGCACAGTGAAG GATGATTTATCACTAAACGGCTATAAGAGGTACCTGGCGTCCCAGACTGCTCCGCTACCCCTTACTGCCGCTGAGGAGGAACTGAGACAAATCAAACTCAGCGAG GTGCAGACAGACATCTGCCTGGACACAAAGCATCAGACGTTGCAGGGTTTAGCCTTCCCCATGCAGAGAGATGCTCTTGAGGCCTTGGAGCAATTCAGAAACAAAAGGATTAACTATGTTCAGCTG GAAATCGATTTTCCAAAGGAGTGCATCAAATTATCCAGCACAGCTCTGACAGAGTTACGCGACCTGCCCAAACGAATCCCTAAAGACGCTGCACGCTACCACTTCTTCCTCTACAAGCACACGCACGAAGGAGACTACCTCGAGTCCACGG TGTTTATATACTCAATGCCTGGATACAAGTGCAGCATTCGGGAGAGGATGTTGTACTCCAGCTGCAAAAACCACCTCACAGACACAGTGGAAAATAAGCTGCAGATTGACATCGCTAAAAAG TTGGAGATCGATAACGGTGACGATCTCACCAGTGACTTCATGTATGAAGAGGTGCATCCAAAGCAGCATGCGCACAAACAAGCCTTCGCCAAACCCAGGGGTCCAACTGGGAAGAAGGGGGGGCGCAGAATCACACGTGCTCCGGGCAATGCCGGGGATGAGGATTAA
- the LOC132859123 gene encoding twinfilin-1-like isoform X1, translating to MSHQTGIQATAEVKEIFTRARNGEYRLIKVVIENEQLVLGGTRSAAQKWELEWDSYILPLLEDAMPSYVLYRLDSTNNQGYEWIFIAWSPDHSAVRQKMLYAATRATLKKEFGGSHIKEELFGTVKDDLSLNGYKRYLASQTAPLPLTAAEEELRQIKLSEVQTDICLDTKHQTLQGLAFPMQRDALEALEQFRNKRINYVQLEIDFPKECIKLSSTALTELRDLPKRIPKDAARYHFFLYKHTHEGDYLESTVFIYSMPGYKCSIRERMLYSSCKNHLTDTVENKLQIDIAKKLEIDNGDDLTSDFMYEEVHPKQHAHKQAFAKPRGPTGKKGGRRITRAPGNAGDED from the exons ATGTCGCATCAGACCGGCATCCAAG CCACAGCAGAGGTGAAAGAGATCTTCACCAGAGCACGTAATGGAGAGTACCGACTCATCAAGGTGGTCATTGAAAACG AACAGCTTGTGTTGGGAGGAACCAGATCTGCAGCCCAAAAATGGGAACTGGAATGGGACAGTTACATTCTGCCTCTTTTGGAGGACGCCATGCCTTCGTACGTCCTCTACAGGCTGGACAGCACCAATAATCAGGGCTACGAATGGATCTTCATAGCGTGGTCCCCGGATCATTCTGCA GTTCGGCAGAAGATGCTCTATGCCGCTACTAGAGCCACGCTGAAAAAGGAATTTGGTGGCAGTCACATAAAAGAGGAACTTTTCGGCACAGTGAAG GATGATTTATCACTAAACGGCTATAAGAGGTACCTGGCGTCCCAGACTGCTCCGCTACCCCTTACTGCCGCTGAGGAGGAACTGAGACAAATCAAACTCAGCGAG GTGCAGACAGACATCTGCCTGGACACAAAGCATCAGACGTTGCAGGGTTTAGCCTTCCCCATGCAGAGAGATGCTCTTGAGGCCTTGGAGCAATTCAGAAACAAAAGGATTAACTATGTTCAGCTG GAAATCGATTTTCCAAAGGAGTGCATCAAATTATCCAGCACAGCTCTGACAGAGTTACGCGACCTGCCCAAACGAATCCCTAAAGACGCTGCACGCTACCACTTCTTCCTCTACAAGCACACGCACGAAGGAGACTACCTCGAGTCCACGG TGTTTATATACTCAATGCCTGGATACAAGTGCAGCATTCGGGAGAGGATGTTGTACTCCAGCTGCAAAAACCACCTCACAGACACAGTGGAAAATAAGCTGCAGATTGACATCGCTAAAAAG TTGGAGATCGATAACGGTGACGATCTCACCAGTGACTTCATGTATGAAGAGGTGCATCCAAAGCAGCATGCGCACAAACAAGCCTTCGCCAAACCCAGGGGTCCAACTGGGAAGAAGGGGGGGCGCAGAATCACACGTGCTCCGGGCAATGCCGGGGATGAGGATTAA